The proteins below are encoded in one region of Takifugu rubripes chromosome 1, fTakRub1.2, whole genome shotgun sequence:
- the klhl41a gene encoding kelch-like protein 41a, with amino-acid sequence MDPKSLKEDLRLFQTTLLQDGLKELLNENKLIDCILKVGERSIPCHRLILAACSPYFRELFFSADGKEVNQREVVLENLDPNIMEVIVNYLYSADIDINDNSVQDILAAANRFQIPSVFTVCVNYLQKKLSRSNCLAIYRLALMMNCARLAIAARDYIADRFETMCKAEEFLELDPPELFAIIGADALNVEKEEVVFETLMRWVKKDKEKRLKSLEEAFDCIRFRLIPEKYFKEKVEKEDLIKTNQELLKKIKVIKEAATGKLPEKKKGQDEENGEEGMLPGYLNDNRRFGMYAKDLVLMINDSTAVAYDPEENECFLASIGDQIPRNHVSLITKENKLHVLGGLFVDEEDKETPLQCYHYQLDALSSDWAALPPMPSSRCLFAMGECESLIFAVAGKDLQSNESHDTVLCYDTEKMKWNETKKLPLRIHGHCVVSENGLVYSIGGKTDDNKTINKMFAYNHKRSEWKEVASMKTPRSMFGAVIHKGKIIVVGGVSEEGLTASSEAYDFGTNKWAPFTEFPQERSSVNLVSCGGVLYAVGGFAVVENENRECAPSEVIDIWQYEEDKKQWTGMIREMRYATGASCVSMHLNTARMPKL; translated from the exons ATGGATCCAAAAAGTCTCAAGGAAGACCTTCGTCTCTTTCAGACGACTCTATTGCAGGATGGACTCAAAGAGCTTCTGAATGAGAACAAGTTGATTGATTGCATCCTAAAAGTTGGAGAGAGGAGCATCCCGTGCCACCGGCTCATCCTGGCAGCCTGCAGTCCGTATTTCCGGGAACTCTTCTTCTCAGCGGACGGGAAGGAAGTAAACCAAAGGGAGGTTGTTCTGGAGAACTTGGACCCCAATATCATGGAGGTGATTGTCAATTACCTGTACTCAGCTGACATCGACATCAATGACAACAGTGTGCAGGATATTCTGGCTGCTGCTAACCGCTTCCAGATTCCCTCAGTTTTCACAGTCTGCGTGAATTATCTGCAGAAGAAGCTGTCGAGGTCTAATTGTCTTGCCATCTACCGGCTGGCACTGATGATGAACTGCGCCAGACTGGCGATTGCAGCTCGAGATTACATCGCAGATCGGTTCGAAACCATGTGCAAGGCGGAGGAGTTCTTGGAGCTAGATCCACCTGAGCTCTTTGCCATTATTGGAGCGGATGCGCTTAAcgtggagaaagaggaggtggtgttTGAAACCCTCATGAGGTGGGTCAAGAAAGACAAGGAGAAGCGCCTGAAATCTCTAGAGGAGGCTTTTGACTGTATTCGCTTCCGCTTGATCCCAGAGAAGTATTTCAAAGAaaaggtggagaaggaggacCTCATTAAGACCAATCAGGAACTCCTCAAAAAGATCAAAGTTATAAAGGAAGCCGCAACCGGGAAGCtgccagaaaagaagaaaggtcAAGATGAAGAGAATGGAGAGGAGGGAATGTTGCCGGGCTACCTGAACGACAACCGCAGATTTGGCATGTATGCCAAAGATTTGGTCCTGATGATTAACGACAGTACTGCCGTGGCCTACGACCCCGAGGAGAACGAGTGCTTTCTGGCTTCGATTGGGGACCAGATCCCACGAAACCACGTCAGTCTTATTACAAAGGAGAACAAGCTGCACGTGTTGGGTGGGCTctttgtagatgaggaggacaaagagacCCCACTGCAGTGTTACCACTACCAG TTGGACGCTCTGTCTTCTGACTGGGCTGCGCTGCCACCCATGCCTTCCTCCAGGTGCCTGTTTGCCATGGGGGAGTGTGAAAGTCTAATTTTTGCTGTAGCGGGAAAAGATTTACAGTCCAACGAGTCTCACGACACCGTTTTGTGCTACGACACCGA AAAAATGAAGTGGAATGAAACAAAAAAGTTGCCCCTGAGAATTCACGGCCACTGTGTGGTTTCTGAGAACGGGCTGGTGTACAGTATTGGAGGCAAAACAGATGACAA TAAGACCATCAACAAGATGTTTGCATACAACCACAAGAGGTCGGAATGGAAGGAGGTGGCGTCTATGAAGACACCCAGATCCATGTTTGGCGCCGTTATCCACAAAGGGAAGATTATTGTGGTTGGTGGAGTCAGTGAGGAAGGTCTGACAGCCTCGAGTGAAGCCTACGACTTCGGAACCAACAA GTGGGCCCCGTTCACCGAGTTTCCTCAGGAGAGAAGTTCAGTCAACCTGGTCAGCTGCGGGGGGGTGCTGTACGCTGTCGGAGGCTTTGCCGTGGTGGAGAATGAGAACAGAGAGTGTGCGCCCAGTGAAGTCATCGACATTTGGCA gtATGAAGAGGACAAGAAACAGTGGACCGGCATGATCAGAGAGATGCGATATGCCACCGGAGCCTCCTGTGTGTCCATGCACCTGAACACAGCCAGAATGCCCAAACTCTAA